DNA from Candidatus Omnitrophota bacterium:
CCGCCTGCAAGCTGCGACAAAATGTATTACTTTGGGTACGTGCAGTATACTTTTCGGGATGGCGCTTATTGTAGGTGTGACCGCCTCGGGCATAAAGGCGATCCTTTGTTTAATATTTCTTCTTTTGACTTCACCCGTCGCGGCGCATGCCTTGGCAAAGGCAGCCCATATAGCCGGCGTAAAACTCTGGGACGGCAGTGTAGTGGACA
Protein-coding regions in this window:
- the mnhG gene encoding monovalent cation/H(+) antiporter subunit G, giving the protein MISKIGFLFMIVGLVFDFFGCLGLLRLPDIYNRLQAATKCITLGTCSILFGMALIVGVTASGIKAILCLIFLLLTSPVAAHALAKAAHIAGVKLWDGSVVDKYKEDGK